CTAATGGTGGTGTAAGATTTACTAATGGTTATGCAACCTCTGCAACGTGTACGCCAAGTAGGTATGCTATTTTAACTGGAAAATATCCTTGGAGAAACAAGGATGCTAAAATTCTTCCAGGAACTGCTCCTTTAATCATTTCAACATCTCAAGAAACATTACCAAAATTATTTAAATCAAAGGGTTATGCAACAGGGGTTGTGGGTAAATGGCATTTAGGTTTAGGGTCAGGACATGTAAATTGGAATGAACACATTTCTCCAAGTCCTAACGAAGTTGGTTTTGACTATTCTTACATTATGGCAGCAACACAAGATCGTGTACCAACGGTTTATATTAAAAATGGAAATGTTGTAGGATTAGATCTAAAGGACCCTATAAAAGTAAATTATCAAAAAAACTTTGAAGGAGAACCAACAGCTATTAGTAATCCAGAAATGTTAACGATGAAATGGCATCACGGACATAACAATAGTATTGTAAATGGTATTCCAAGAATTGGTTTTATGAAAGGTGGTGAAGCTGCAAAGTGGAAAGATGTAGATATGGCCGATCATTTTTTAGAAAAAGCGAAAGCTTATGTTAAAAAAGAGAAAGAGCATCCTTTTTTCTTGTATTATGCACTTCAACAGCCTCATGTACCTAGAACGCCTCATCCACGTTTTGCTGGAAAATCAGGTTTAGGACCTCGTGGAGACGTAATTTTAGAAGCTGATTGGGTGATTGGTGAGTTTATAAAAACTTTAGAAACTGAAGGGCTTTTAGAAAACACGATGATTATATTTTCAAGTGATAATGGTCCTGTTTTAAATGATGGTTACGAGGATGATGCTGTTGAAAAAATAGGTGATCACGATCCTAAAGGAGGCTTACGTGGAGGAAAATATAGCTTGTTTGATGCCGGAACACATGTCCCATTTATTACTTATTGGAAAGGGAAAATAAAACCACAAGTATCAGATGCCTTAGTTTGTCAGGTTGATTTATTGGCTTCATTAGCTAGTCTTATTGATGGTAAAATAAAAACTTCTGATAGTGAAAATATTTTACCAGCGTTTTTAGGGCAAAGCAAAGAAGGTCGTAAGTCATTAGTTTTGGAGGCAAATACCAAAACAGCTTATCGTGAAGGAAATTGGATGATGATTCCTCCTTACTCAGGTGAGGCTATAAATACTTTAGTTAATATAGAATTAGGAAACTCTAGTGAGTATCAATTATATCATTTAAAAGACGATAAAGGACAGCAAAATAATTTAGCTCATTCAAACCCAAAGAAATTACAAGAAATGATTAAAAATTTCGAAGCAATTCGTGGAGAGAATGATGCAAATACTGAAGAATTAGAGTTGAAATAAGAATAAATTATGAGCACGAAAATTTCAAATATTAAAACACGTCTGTTTACAGTGCCTTTACCAGAGGTAATGTCAGATGCAAAGCATGGAGATCACTATCATTTTGAGTTGGTAACAGTAACTGTTACGTTAGAAGATGGTAGCGAAGGAACTGGTTATACTTATACAGGAGGTAAAGGAGGTTACGCTATTAAGGCAATGGTAGAACACGATTTTACCAATGTATTAATTGGTAAAGACGGAACAGATATAGAAGGGATTTATGACTTTTTAGAGTGGCATATTCACTATGTAGGTCGTGGAGGGATTGCTTCTTTTGCAATTTCTGCAGTAG
Above is a genomic segment from Wenyingzhuangia fucanilytica containing:
- a CDS encoding sulfatase family protein gives rise to the protein MIFIKRNMYKYLILVVFSVAFMNCKGQEKSTENKNLKESIKPNVVVIYLDDLGYGDLSCYNSTALKTPNIDKLANGGVRFTNGYATSATCTPSRYAILTGKYPWRNKDAKILPGTAPLIISTSQETLPKLFKSKGYATGVVGKWHLGLGSGHVNWNEHISPSPNEVGFDYSYIMAATQDRVPTVYIKNGNVVGLDLKDPIKVNYQKNFEGEPTAISNPEMLTMKWHHGHNNSIVNGIPRIGFMKGGEAAKWKDVDMADHFLEKAKAYVKKEKEHPFFLYYALQQPHVPRTPHPRFAGKSGLGPRGDVILEADWVIGEFIKTLETEGLLENTMIIFSSDNGPVLNDGYEDDAVEKIGDHDPKGGLRGGKYSLFDAGTHVPFITYWKGKIKPQVSDALVCQVDLLASLASLIDGKIKTSDSENILPAFLGQSKEGRKSLVLEANTKTAYREGNWMMIPPYSGEAINTLVNIELGNSSEYQLYHLKDDKGQQNNLAHSNPKKLQEMIKNFEAIRGENDANTEELELK